In Sphingomonas sp. Leaf357, a single genomic region encodes these proteins:
- a CDS encoding ComEC/Rec2 family competence protein, with amino-acid sequence MASSAAEPPSTRAEPLQIGGRGAFVRARDGVERWLEAERDQIALWLPVMLGAGIAAWFVLPNERSWVLALLLFGAAAFGAAGIGRGGRAARAILIAGLAAALGLASVWWRAEHAGGVVLTRATIATFEARVESIQPLPARELVRLRLAPTRVLDVGTGRKATALPAFVRVNLAEADVPKGLTRGAVIALRARLMPPPQPAVPGAYDYARVAWFDRIGGTGRGFAPVKIVAAGEAEGAALRQRLSTHIENSLGGSAGGIASALATGDEGAISEEDADAMRRSGLAHLLSVSGLHITAVVAATMLVVVRLLALSPWLALRFRLPLIAAGAGAAAAIGYTLLTGSQVPTIRSCVAALLVLVALALGREAMTLRLVAAGAVIVLLLWPEALAGPSFQLSFAAITAIVALNEHPGIKTLVMARDEPRVKRFGRAIGALVLTGLAVEIALLPIGLYHFHKAGLYGVAANIVAIPLTTFVIMPLEALALALDFFGLGAPFWWLTGKALTILLWIARTTAQAPGSVAALPAMPAGAFAAMVVGGLWIALWRTRWRRLGLAPLGFGIVWAMMTPAPDLLVTGDGRHLAVRTADGGVAMLRDRAGDYISDTLAENGGVDGVPMLLSERPEARCSRDLCLIERQAGGRTWRILATRSLYLVPIQELIAACGAADIVVSERRLPRACRPRWLRLDRNMLARTGGVAITLSRQDVDSVVRPGDRHPWRVAVADGRPSGSFGKVRFSGGRWHRRTVRRDAE; translated from the coding sequence ATGGCCAGTTCCGCCGCCGAGCCCCCTAGCACGCGTGCCGAGCCGCTTCAAATCGGCGGGCGCGGGGCGTTCGTGCGGGCGCGGGACGGGGTGGAACGGTGGCTGGAGGCGGAGCGCGACCAGATCGCGCTGTGGCTGCCGGTGATGCTGGGGGCGGGGATTGCCGCATGGTTCGTGCTGCCGAACGAGCGGAGCTGGGTGCTGGCCTTGCTGCTGTTCGGCGCGGCGGCGTTCGGGGCGGCGGGGATCGGGCGCGGCGGACGGGCGGCGCGGGCGATCTTGATTGCCGGCCTGGCGGCGGCTTTGGGGCTGGCGTCCGTGTGGTGGCGGGCCGAGCACGCTGGCGGGGTGGTGCTGACCCGGGCGACGATCGCGACGTTCGAGGCGCGGGTGGAGAGTATCCAGCCGCTGCCGGCGCGGGAGCTGGTGCGGTTGCGGTTGGCGCCGACGCGGGTTCTGGATGTCGGAACGGGGCGGAAGGCAACGGCACTCCCCGCCTTCGTTCGGGTCAATCTGGCCGAGGCGGATGTGCCGAAGGGGCTCACGCGCGGGGCGGTGATCGCGCTCAGGGCGAGGCTGATGCCGCCACCCCAGCCCGCGGTGCCGGGCGCGTACGATTATGCGCGGGTGGCGTGGTTCGACCGGATCGGCGGGACGGGACGCGGGTTCGCGCCGGTGAAGATCGTCGCGGCGGGTGAAGCCGAGGGGGCGGCGCTCAGGCAGCGATTGTCGACGCATATCGAGAATAGCCTGGGGGGCAGTGCGGGCGGCATCGCCAGCGCTCTGGCGACCGGCGACGAGGGCGCGATATCCGAAGAGGATGCGGATGCGATGCGGCGATCGGGGCTGGCGCATCTGCTGTCGGTCAGCGGTTTGCACATCACCGCCGTTGTCGCGGCGACGATGCTGGTGGTGGTGCGGCTGCTGGCACTGAGCCCGTGGCTGGCGCTGCGCTTCCGGTTGCCGTTGATCGCGGCGGGCGCGGGCGCGGCGGCGGCGATCGGCTACACGCTGCTGACCGGCAGCCAGGTACCGACGATCCGGTCCTGCGTTGCGGCGTTGCTCGTGCTGGTCGCGCTGGCGCTGGGGCGCGAGGCGATGACGCTCCGGCTGGTCGCGGCGGGGGCGGTGATCGTGTTGCTGCTATGGCCGGAGGCGCTGGCCGGGCCGAGCTTCCAGCTATCGTTCGCGGCGATCACCGCGATCGTGGCGTTGAACGAGCATCCCGGGATCAAGACGTTGGTGATGGCGCGCGACGAACCGCGGGTGAAACGCTTCGGGCGGGCGATCGGGGCACTGGTGCTGACCGGGCTGGCCGTGGAGATCGCGCTGCTGCCGATCGGGCTGTACCATTTCCACAAGGCCGGGCTTTACGGCGTGGCGGCGAACATCGTCGCGATCCCGCTGACGACGTTCGTCATCATGCCCTTGGAAGCGCTGGCGCTGGCACTCGATTTCTTCGGTCTGGGCGCGCCCTTCTGGTGGCTGACGGGCAAGGCGCTGACGATACTGCTGTGGATCGCACGGACGACGGCGCAGGCACCGGGATCGGTCGCCGCGCTGCCCGCGATGCCGGCGGGGGCGTTCGCGGCGATGGTGGTCGGCGGATTGTGGATCGCCCTGTGGCGGACGCGGTGGCGGCGGCTGGGCCTCGCGCCGCTGGGGTTCGGGATCGTCTGGGCCATGATGACGCCGGCACCGGACCTGCTGGTGACGGGCGACGGGCGGCATTTGGCGGTACGGACGGCGGATGGTGGCGTGGCGATGCTGCGCGATCGGGCGGGCGATTACATTTCCGATACGCTCGCCGAGAATGGCGGCGTGGACGGCGTGCCGATGTTGCTGTCCGAACGACCGGAGGCGCGGTGCAGTCGTGATCTGTGCCTGATCGAGCGTCAGGCGGGCGGGCGGACGTGGCGGATTCTGGCGACGCGCAGCCTGTATCTGGTGCCGATACAGGAATTGATCGCGGCGTGCGGGGCGGCGGACATCGTCGTGAGCGAGCGGCGGCTGCCCAGAGCGTGCCGGCCGCGCTGGTTGCGGCTCGACAGGAATATGCTCGCGCGAACCGGTGGCGTGGCGATCACCTTGTCGCGGCAGGATGTCGACAGCGTCGTGCGGCCCGGGGATCGGCATCCGTGGCGGGTGGCGGTTGCGGATGGCAGGCCGTCCGGTTCGTTCGGGAAGGTGCGCTTTTCGGGCGGGCGCTGGCATCGACGTACGGTTCGCAGGGATGCGGAATGA
- the lexA gene encoding transcriptional repressor LexA — protein sequence MLTRKQHELICFINDRLEESGVSPSFEEMKEALDLKSKSGVHRLISALEERKFIRRLPNRARALEVLKMPERGETKPIVKAPPSNIRTLPEPANDVIEIPLHGRIAAGVPIEAFEGSAMLAVPAALLGSGEHYALEVSGDSMVEAGILDGDYALIRRADTARDGEIVVALIEDSEATLKYFRREGAMVRLDPANRAYDPQRYAPQQVRVQGKLAGLLRRYD from the coding sequence ATGCTTACGCGCAAGCAGCACGAGCTTATCTGCTTCATCAACGATCGCCTGGAGGAATCGGGCGTATCCCCCTCGTTCGAGGAGATGAAGGAGGCGCTCGACCTCAAGTCGAAGTCGGGTGTCCACCGTCTGATCAGCGCGCTGGAGGAACGCAAGTTCATCCGCCGCCTGCCCAACCGCGCCCGCGCGCTCGAAGTTTTGAAGATGCCGGAACGCGGCGAAACGAAGCCGATCGTCAAGGCACCCCCCAGCAATATCCGCACTCTGCCGGAACCGGCCAACGACGTGATCGAGATTCCGCTGCACGGCCGGATCGCCGCCGGTGTGCCGATCGAGGCGTTCGAGGGTAGCGCGATGCTCGCCGTCCCGGCCGCCTTGCTCGGTAGCGGCGAACATTATGCGCTGGAAGTGTCGGGCGATTCGATGGTCGAGGCCGGTATTCTCGACGGCGACTACGCCCTCATCCGCCGTGCCGATACCGCCCGCGACGGCGAGATCGTGGTGGCACTGATCGAGGATAGCGAAGCGACGCTCAAATACTTCCGCCGCGAAGGTGCCATGGTCCGGCTCGATCCCGCCAACCGCGCCTACGATCCACAGCGTTATGCCCCTCAGCAGGTTCGCGTGCAGGGCAAACTTGCCGGCCTGCTCCGCCGCTACGATTGA